From a single Sphaeramia orbicularis chromosome 4, fSphaOr1.1, whole genome shotgun sequence genomic region:
- the b3galt2 gene encoding beta-1,3-galactosyltransferase 2 translates to MQWRRRHCCPIKMTWTVKRSLFRTHVAGLLSLALLFTFFLFFSHQDWLPGRTGPRENPLAYTVRGFRSPKGEVNQSSSLRSLWRETGYVAPKPLLNLSSQQAEGAASEAGGGGGGAGAAGGGARMGVMGLGDSMSANNSLQKEMGVGGKLSAQPYRYILNEPYKCRDSTPFLILLIAAEPAQADARNAIRQTWGNESVAMGLGFVRLFLLGTGKSSDTYLQSSIEEESRIYHDIIQQDYQDTYYNLTIKTLMGMNWVATYCPHAVYVMKTDSDMFVNTEYLIQKLLKPELPPKQRYFTGYLMRGYAPNRNKDSKWYMPPELYPSERYPIFCSGTGYVFSGDMAELIYQASLSIRRLHLEDVYVGICLAKLRIDPAPPPNEFLFNHWRVSYSSCKYSHLITSHQFQPSELIKYWNHLQINKHNACINMAKEKNGRYRHRKFHGERPP, encoded by the coding sequence ATGCAGTGGAGACGGCGGCACTGCTGTCCCATCAAGATGACCTGGACCGTCAAGCGTTCGCTCTTTCGGACCCATGTGGCTGGCCTTCTCTCACTGGCGCTGCTCTTtactttcttcttgtttttcagtCATCAGGACTGGCTGCCTGGACGCACCGGACCCCGGGAAAACCCCCTGGCTTATACTGTCAGGGGCTTCCGTAGCCCAAAGGGAGAAGTCAACCAGAGCAGCTCCCTGAGGAGTCTGTGGAGGGAGACTGGGTATGTGGCACCAAAGCCTCTGCTGAATCTCAGCTCTCAGCAGGCGGAAGGGGCAGCCAgcgaggcaggaggaggaggaggaggagcaggggcAGCGGGAGGAGGAGCCAGGATGGGTGTCATGGGTCTTGGGGACTCTATGAGCGCTAACAACAGTTTACAAAAGGAGATGGGTGTGGGAGGTAAGCTTAGTGCTCAACCTTACCGCTATATCCTTAATGAGCCCTACAAGTGCAGGGACAGTACCcccttcctcatcctcctcattgcTGCTGAACCGGCTCAGGCTGATGCTCGAAACGCCATCCGGCAGACGTGGGGTAATGAAAGCGTAGCGATGGGCCTGGGGTTTGTCCGTCTTTTCCTGCTCGGCACAGGAAAGAGTTCAGACACCTACCTTCAGAGCAGCATAGAAGAGGAGAGTCGCATTTATCATGACATTATCCAACAGGACTATCAGGACACTTATTACAATCTGACCATCAAAACCCTGATGGGCATGAACTGGGTGGCCACCTACTGCCCACATGCCGTATATGTGATGAAGACAGACAGCGACATGTTTGTCAACACCGAGTATCTAATTCAAAAGCTGCTCAAGCCCGAGCTGCCTCCAAAGCAGAGATACTTCACAGGCTACCTAATGAGGGGCTACGCACCAAACCGAAACAAGGACAGTAAGTGGTACATGCCTCCAGAGCTGTACCCGAGTGAGCGCTACCCGATATTCTGCTCAGGCACAGGGTACGTGTTCTCAGGGGACATGGCCGAGCTGATCTACCAGGCCTCTCTCAGCATACGCAGGCTGCACCTGGAAGACGTTTACGTAGGGATATGCCTGGCAAAGCTGCGCATCGACCCGGCGCCACCGCCCAATGAGTTCCTTTTCAACCACTGGCGGGTTTCTTACTCCAGCTGCAAGTACAGCCACCTGATCACGTCACATCAGTTCCAACCCAGTGAACTCATCAAGTACTGGAACCACTTGCAGATCAACAAGCACAATGCCTGTATCAACATGGCCAAAGAAAAGAATGGCAGGTACAGACACAGGAAGTTTCACGGAGAGAGACCCCCATGA